In Deinococcus seoulensis, the following are encoded in one genomic region:
- a CDS encoding ABC transporter substrate-binding protein, with translation MKKLLLTALLSTLSAASATTLVFGGNGEPVSLESGNITDGISILVQRQIYDTLVDFKPGSTDLAPGLATSWKPNANNTSWTFTLRKNVRFHDGTPMNADAVIFNLGRWWDKSHPYGFRDQGRTFEIMGELLGGYKGDATAVIKNIVKVNDTTVRVDLNKPSSVLPNVLAAGYFGIASPTAIKKEGAKYGTPASKPVGTGPFIFQSWRTGDRVTLLPNKLYWGSKAKVDQLIIRSIKDASQRLNELKAGTIDFANDLTPDSLKSVQADKNLVAVKRPSFNVGFVSMNNRNQYLKNEKVRQAISMAINKKAIVDAFWNGLGVSNASFVPPVLEWANSSKVPADYKFDPAAAKKMLADAGYANGFSIDLWYMPVSRPYFPTPKPIAEAIAADLSAIGVKVNLKTEDWAKYLEDRNKEPGFDMYMIGWTGDYGDPDNFYGAYYGSNASDDINWNPANVETLLQQGRAAATQDAKAKIYGQLHELTYNAAYRVPIVHSQPLAAARSYVKGWTPSPLGSEPFNTITVTGKK, from the coding sequence ATGAAGAAACTGCTCCTGACCGCCCTGCTCTCCACCCTGAGCGCCGCTTCCGCCACCACCCTGGTCTTCGGTGGCAACGGCGAACCCGTCAGCCTGGAATCCGGCAACATCACCGACGGCATCAGCATCCTCGTCCAGCGTCAGATCTACGACACCCTGGTCGACTTCAAGCCCGGCAGCACCGACCTGGCCCCCGGCCTCGCCACCAGCTGGAAACCCAACGCGAACAACACCTCCTGGACGTTCACGCTGCGCAAGAACGTTCGCTTCCACGACGGCACCCCCATGAACGCCGACGCCGTGATCTTCAACCTGGGCCGCTGGTGGGACAAGAGCCACCCCTACGGCTTCCGCGACCAGGGCCGCACCTTCGAGATCATGGGCGAACTGCTCGGCGGCTACAAGGGCGACGCCACCGCCGTCATCAAGAACATCGTCAAGGTCAACGACACCACCGTCCGCGTCGACCTGAACAAACCCAGCTCCGTGCTGCCCAACGTGCTGGCCGCCGGGTACTTCGGCATCGCCAGCCCCACCGCCATCAAGAAAGAAGGCGCGAAGTACGGCACGCCCGCCAGCAAGCCCGTCGGCACCGGCCCCTTCATCTTCCAGAGCTGGCGCACCGGGGACCGCGTGACCCTGCTGCCCAACAAACTGTACTGGGGCAGCAAGGCCAAGGTCGACCAGCTGATCATCCGTTCCATCAAGGACGCCAGCCAGCGCCTGAACGAACTGAAGGCCGGCACCATCGACTTCGCCAACGACCTGACCCCCGACAGCCTCAAGAGCGTGCAGGCCGACAAGAACCTCGTGGCCGTCAAGCGCCCCAGCTTCAACGTGGGCTTCGTCAGCATGAACAACCGCAACCAGTACCTGAAGAACGAGAAGGTCCGTCAGGCGATCAGCATGGCCATCAACAAGAAAGCCATCGTGGACGCCTTCTGGAACGGCCTGGGCGTCAGCAACGCCAGCTTCGTGCCGCCTGTCCTGGAATGGGCGAACAGCTCCAAGGTCCCGGCTGATTACAAGTTCGACCCGGCCGCCGCCAAGAAGATGCTCGCCGACGCCGGCTACGCCAACGGCTTCTCCATCGACCTGTGGTACATGCCCGTCAGCCGCCCGTACTTCCCCACGCCCAAACCCATCGCGGAAGCCATCGCCGCCGACCTGAGCGCCATCGGCGTCAAGGTCAACCTGAAAACCGAGGACTGGGCCAAGTACCTCGAGGACCGCAACAAGGAACCCGGCTTCGACATGTACATGATCGGCTGGACTGGCGACTACGGCGACCCCGACAACTTCTACGGCGCGTACTACGGCAGCAACGCCAGCGACGACATCAACTGGAACCCCGCGAACGTCGAAACCCTGCTCCAGCAGGGCCGCGCCGCCGCCACCCAGGACGCCAAGGCCAAGATCTACGGTCAGCTGCACGAACTGACCTACAACGCCGCGTACCGCGTGCCCATCGTGCACAGCCAGCCGCTGGCCGCCGCGCGCAGCTACGTCAAGGGCTGGACGCCCAGCCCCCTGGGCAGCGAACCCTTCAACACCATCACCGTCACCGGCAAGAAGTAA
- a CDS encoding ABC transporter permease, whose protein sequence is MGSYLIRRIFRTLLVMLGISLVVFVFVRSIPGDPAVAMLGERATPEAAAALREQLGLNKPWFFNPANPLDAQYPRYMSALLQGDLGSGIKSNIPVRDDLRARFPATAELSVAALLFALVIGMPAGILAALRRNSIWDNLATTVSLIGVSMPVFWLGLLLSYFFAVKLGWLPPSARLSSSVNIEPITGFYVLDGLLRGQPAVAWDAARHLVLPAIALGTIPLAIIARITRSSMLDVLGQDYVRTARAKGLSGRSVILKHTLRNALLPVVTVIGLQAGALLGGAVLTETIFSWPGIGSWVYDAISQRDYPIIQGGVIFAALVVSVANLLVDLSYAALDPRIQYS, encoded by the coding sequence TTGGGCAGTTACCTGATCCGCCGAATCTTCCGCACCCTGCTGGTCATGCTGGGCATCAGCCTGGTCGTGTTCGTGTTCGTCCGCTCGATTCCCGGCGACCCGGCCGTGGCGATGCTGGGCGAACGCGCCACGCCCGAAGCGGCCGCTGCGCTGCGCGAGCAACTCGGCCTGAACAAACCCTGGTTCTTCAACCCCGCCAACCCCCTGGACGCCCAGTACCCCAGGTACATGAGCGCGCTGCTCCAGGGCGACCTGGGCAGCGGCATCAAGAGCAACATTCCCGTCCGGGACGACCTGAGGGCCCGCTTTCCCGCCACCGCCGAACTGAGCGTCGCGGCGCTGCTGTTCGCGCTGGTGATCGGCATGCCCGCCGGGATCCTGGCGGCCCTGCGCCGCAACAGCATCTGGGACAACCTCGCCACGACCGTCTCGCTGATCGGGGTGAGCATGCCGGTCTTCTGGCTGGGCCTGCTGCTGTCGTACTTCTTCGCCGTGAAACTCGGCTGGCTGCCCCCCAGCGCCCGCCTGAGCTCGTCGGTGAACATCGAACCCATCACGGGCTTCTACGTTCTGGACGGCCTGCTGCGCGGGCAACCCGCCGTCGCCTGGGACGCCGCGCGCCACCTCGTGCTGCCCGCCATCGCGCTGGGCACCATTCCGCTGGCGATCATCGCGCGCATCACCCGTTCCTCCATGCTGGACGTGCTGGGCCAGGATTACGTGAGGACCGCGCGTGCCAAGGGCCTCAGCGGCCGCTCGGTGATCCTGAAGCACACGCTGCGCAACGCGCTGCTGCCGGTCGTGACCGTCATCGGGTTGCAGGCGGGCGCACTGCTGGGCGGGGCTGTGCTGACCGAGACGATCTTCTCGTGGCCCGGCATCGGCTCGTGGGTGTACGACGCGATCAGTCAGCGTGACTACCCCATCATTCAGGGCGGCGTGATCTTCGCCGCGCTGGTCGTCAGCGTCGCCAACCTGCTGGTCGATCTCAGTTACGCCGCTCTCGACCCCCGCATCCAGTACAGCTGA
- a CDS encoding ABC transporter permease has translation MTTATAPASKPRQDSIFWRRFRRSAPGKVGAVIVLAFVLLAVFAGILKPYDPTVDRNYSLILKPPSISALWNSDVAETYTDPVTGKVNIWRAPFGTDNLGRDIMTRTLHGTRISLKVGVVSTVLALLLGTLLGLLAGYFGGWLDSVLGYLTDVMLAFPSILLAIGFASIFSASDPPLLIAAMDRLFALNSPQLVTAMLAVSLVQVPVYMRLARAVVLSIREREFVQAAGALGASQGRMIFRHVLPNSLSPLIVQGALSIATATIEVAALGFLGIGAQPPLPEWGTMISDGRQYYIDAPWTMIFPGLAILLTVLGFNLLGDGLRDVLDPRSTQ, from the coding sequence ATGACAACCGCGACCGCTCCCGCCTCCAAACCCCGCCAGGACAGCATCTTCTGGCGCCGCTTCCGCCGCAGCGCGCCCGGCAAGGTCGGCGCGGTGATCGTACTGGCGTTCGTGCTGCTGGCCGTGTTCGCCGGCATCCTGAAACCCTACGACCCCACCGTGGACCGCAACTACAGCCTGATCCTGAAACCACCCAGCATCAGCGCCCTGTGGAACAGCGACGTGGCCGAAACGTACACCGATCCCGTCACCGGCAAGGTGAACATCTGGCGCGCGCCGTTCGGCACCGACAACCTGGGCCGCGACATCATGACCCGCACCCTGCACGGCACCCGCATCAGCCTGAAAGTCGGCGTGGTCAGCACCGTCCTGGCCCTGCTGCTGGGCACGCTGCTGGGCCTGCTCGCCGGGTACTTCGGCGGGTGGCTGGACAGCGTCCTGGGCTACCTGACGGACGTGATGCTGGCCTTCCCCAGCATCCTGCTCGCCATCGGCTTCGCCAGCATCTTCAGCGCCAGCGACCCGCCCCTGCTGATCGCCGCCATGGACCGCCTGTTCGCCCTGAACAGCCCGCAACTCGTGACCGCCATGCTGGCCGTGTCGCTGGTGCAGGTGCCGGTGTACATGCGACTGGCACGCGCCGTGGTGCTGTCCATCCGCGAACGCGAGTTCGTGCAGGCCGCCGGGGCGCTGGGCGCCTCGCAGGGCCGCATGATCTTCCGGCACGTCCTGCCCAACAGCCTCTCCCCGCTGATCGTGCAGGGCGCCCTGAGCATCGCCACCGCCACCATCGAGGTCGCCGCGCTGGGCTTCCTGGGCATCGGCGCGCAGCCGCCCCTGCCGGAATGGGGCACCATGATCAGCGACGGACGCCAGTACTACATCGACGCCCCGTGGACCATGATCTTCCCCGGGCTGGCCATCCTGCTGACCGTGCTGGGCTTCAACCTGCTCGGCGACGGCCTGCGCGACGTGCTGGACCCCCGCAGCACGCAGTAA
- a CDS encoding DegV family protein, giving the protein MTQERMTPGTDQIASPRFGIVTDGGLDAYPSLLNDVPVAPFSVTFGNASYRTNEISRTDLFRMLESNPNHPTSSQPTPQDWMDAVKRAGVRDVLGLTISAGLSGSMNAAEQARQALGDDFNLTLHDSGTLSAAQAFQLHAAGTAAARGESLETAREWMRAVHEETELYFTIETLEYLRRGGRIGRVQATLGGLLNLKPVVTVDKAGGTYTNVGRARSYRGGMEAVATQVTRRFGEGTPLRVGLLYGSVREDADEVLGHLKGRHPIVWSDVAGVNPVLNVHTGPRTVGIAAAPGAWPWER; this is encoded by the coding sequence ATGACACAGGAACGCATGACCCCCGGCACCGACCAGATCGCCTCTCCCCGCTTCGGGATCGTCACGGACGGCGGCCTGGACGCCTATCCTTCCCTGCTGAACGACGTGCCGGTCGCGCCGTTCTCCGTGACGTTCGGGAACGCCAGTTACCGCACGAACGAGATCAGCCGCACGGACCTGTTCCGCATGCTGGAAAGCAACCCGAACCACCCGACCAGCAGCCAGCCGACCCCGCAGGACTGGATGGACGCCGTGAAACGCGCCGGGGTGCGGGACGTGCTGGGCCTGACCATCAGCGCCGGCCTGAGCGGCAGCATGAACGCCGCCGAGCAGGCCCGTCAGGCGCTGGGCGACGACTTCAACCTGACCCTGCATGACAGCGGCACCCTCAGCGCCGCGCAGGCCTTCCAGCTGCACGCGGCGGGCACGGCGGCCGCGCGCGGCGAGAGCCTGGAGACCGCCCGCGAGTGGATGCGCGCCGTGCACGAGGAAACCGAGCTGTACTTCACCATCGAGACGCTGGAGTACCTGCGCCGGGGCGGTCGGATCGGGCGGGTACAGGCGACGCTGGGCGGCCTGCTGAACCTCAAACCCGTCGTGACGGTGGACAAGGCGGGCGGCACGTACACGAACGTGGGCCGCGCCCGCTCGTACCGGGGTGGCATGGAGGCGGTCGCCACGCAGGTCACGCGCCGCTTCGGTGAGGGCACGCCGCTGCGCGTGGGCCTGCTGTACGGCAGCGTGCGCGAGGACGCCGACGAGGTGCTGGGCCACCTGAAGGGCCGCCACCCGATCGTGTGGTCGGACGTGGCGGGCGTGAACCCGGTCCTGAACGTGCACACCGGCCCGCGCACCGTCGGGATCGCCGCCGCGCCCGGCGCGTGGCCCTGGGAACGCTGA
- a CDS encoding NAD(P)-dependent oxidoreductase translates to MTTLAFLGLGAMGDPMAAHLARYAAANGLTAHVWNRTDSKAQAHARTHGSRAVTLETAAGADVIFTCLPTSAEVNEVLSVMEPHLKSGAVWVDCTSGHPQAAPAQRERLAARGVTLLDAPVSGGTAGAQAGALTVMVGGPAEALEAVRPHLAFAGKVVHVGQSGAGFAVKAVNNALLGVTLWATGEGLAVLARAGVDLGAALDVINASSGRSNASQNLIGQRVLTREFPATFALGLLAKDAGIAADLTGEVRGSAPLLAQTAALLRAAERVVGADEDHTAALKLIEQMNDVELK, encoded by the coding sequence ATGACGACACTGGCTTTCCTGGGTCTCGGGGCGATGGGCGACCCGATGGCCGCCCACCTCGCCCGGTACGCGGCGGCCAACGGCCTGACCGCGCACGTCTGGAACCGCACCGATTCGAAAGCGCAGGCGCACGCGCGCACACACGGCAGCCGCGCCGTGACGCTGGAAACGGCGGCGGGCGCGGACGTGATCTTCACCTGCCTGCCCACCAGCGCCGAGGTGAACGAGGTTCTGAGCGTCATGGAACCGCACCTGAAATCGGGCGCGGTGTGGGTGGACTGCACGAGCGGGCACCCGCAGGCCGCGCCCGCCCAGCGTGAGCGGCTGGCCGCGCGGGGCGTGACGCTGCTGGACGCGCCCGTGAGTGGCGGCACGGCCGGCGCGCAGGCCGGGGCCCTGACCGTGATGGTCGGTGGCCCCGCCGAGGCGCTGGAGGCGGTGCGGCCGCACCTGGCGTTCGCCGGGAAGGTCGTGCATGTCGGCCAGAGCGGCGCGGGCTTCGCGGTGAAGGCTGTCAACAACGCGCTGCTGGGCGTCACGCTGTGGGCGACCGGCGAGGGACTGGCGGTCCTGGCGCGCGCAGGCGTGGACCTGGGCGCGGCGCTGGACGTCATCAACGCCAGCAGCGGGCGCAGCAACGCCAGCCAGAACCTGATCGGGCAGCGGGTCCTGACGCGCGAGTTCCCCGCGACCTTCGCGCTGGGCCTGCTGGCCAAGGACGCCGGGATTGCCGCCGACCTGACCGGCGAGGTCCGGGGCAGCGCGCCGCTGCTGGCCCAGACTGCGGCCCTGCTGCGCGCCGCCGAACGGGTGGTGGGCGCGGACGAGGATCACACGGCCGCCCTGAAACTGATCGAGCAGATGAACGACGTGGAGTTGAAATGA
- a CDS encoding prohibitin family protein, producing MTEPRVNESRANATPRRPQFRPPGRSAALLIGGLLVAAVVVTQSVQVIPAGYVGVVFSSFSGVKAQPLQEGIHFLMPFVDRVNLYDARLQEVTLAHTTQDGDEGAIRARSKEGLDITADVTVQFRVDRTKAATLHKELGRDYLRTVIRPQVRSKVRDAIGQFGAADIISSKRQEVEASITTELRRIFERNNLILDSVLLRELRIPDSIAKAIEQKQAAEQQVAVERNRLQQSTISAQRAVVEAEGAAKASVAKARGEAEALSLRGRALRENPQLIQLTVAEKLSPGIQTVMLPSTGNFLLDVGTLTQPAKAAAKP from the coding sequence ATGACTGAGCCCAGAGTGAACGAGTCCAGAGCGAACGCCACGCCGCGCCGCCCGCAGTTCCGTCCGCCGGGCCGGTCGGCGGCGCTGCTGATCGGCGGGTTGCTGGTCGCGGCGGTGGTCGTCACGCAGAGCGTGCAGGTCATTCCGGCCGGGTACGTGGGCGTGGTGTTCAGTTCGTTCAGTGGCGTGAAGGCGCAGCCGCTTCAGGAAGGCATTCATTTCCTGATGCCGTTCGTGGACCGCGTGAACCTGTACGACGCCCGCCTTCAGGAGGTCACGCTGGCGCACACCACCCAGGACGGCGACGAGGGCGCCATCCGGGCGCGCAGCAAGGAGGGCCTGGACATCACGGCGGACGTGACCGTGCAGTTCCGGGTGGACCGCACCAAGGCCGCCACGCTGCACAAGGAACTCGGGCGGGATTACCTGCGGACCGTGATCCGCCCGCAGGTGCGCAGCAAGGTCCGTGACGCCATCGGGCAGTTCGGCGCGGCCGACATCATCTCCTCGAAACGGCAGGAGGTCGAGGCGAGCATCACCACGGAACTCCGCAGGATCTTCGAGCGGAACAACCTGATCCTGGACAGCGTGCTGCTGCGTGAACTGCGCATTCCGGACAGCATCGCCAAGGCCATTGAGCAGAAGCAGGCGGCCGAGCAGCAGGTGGCGGTGGAACGCAACCGCCTGCAACAGTCGACGATCAGCGCCCAGCGGGCCGTGGTCGAGGCGGAGGGGGCCGCCAAGGCGTCGGTCGCGAAAGCGCGCGGCGAGGCCGAGGCGCTGTCGCTGCGCGGGCGGGCGCTGCGGGAGAACCCGCAACTGATTCAGTTGACGGTCGCCGAGAAGCTCTCGCCGGGCATTCAGACCGTCATGCTGCCCAGCACCGGGAACTTCCTGCTGGACGTGGGAACCCTCACGCAGCCCGCGAAGGCCGCCGCGAAACCGTGA
- a CDS encoding YchJ family protein — translation MALAYPPFKSCPCGSGRSYAHCCGPLHAGGRAATPEALMRSRYSAYALGNARYVLDTWHPDTRPATLDLRDGTRYLGLRVRGAAGPFVEFTAQLRLPGGERYALRENSEFVQLEGRWVYLDGVTADADPDAG, via the coding sequence ATGGCGCTGGCGTACCCTCCGTTCAAGTCCTGTCCGTGCGGGTCCGGGCGAAGTTACGCGCACTGCTGCGGGCCGCTGCACGCGGGCGGGCGGGCGGCCACGCCCGAGGCGCTGATGCGGTCGCGGTACTCGGCGTACGCGCTGGGGAACGCGCGGTACGTGCTGGACACCTGGCACCCGGACACCCGCCCCGCCACGCTGGACCTGCGTGACGGCACCCGCTACCTGGGCCTGCGGGTGCGGGGCGCCGCCGGGCCGTTCGTGGAGTTCACGGCGCAGTTGCGCCTGCCGGGCGGCGAGCGGTACGCGCTGAGGGAGAACAGCGAGTTCGTGCAACTGGAGGGCCGCTGGGTGTACCTGGACGGCGTGACGGCCGACGCGGACCCGGACGCAGGCTGA
- a CDS encoding TrmH family RNA methyltransferase yields the protein MTRPAPITSLQNSHVKRLVRLRTRREREQEGVILIEGAREITRAAASGVSLSTLFTCPELFSPEAAQVAPTLSALPELELSRAAFEKVSGRENPDGLLALAPTPRAALPEPGPSAVTVVLHGLEKPGNVGAILRTADAAGADAVIVLGRGADPFGPNVIRASQGSVFTLPVAVMDEQDAQDWLAAHAFTTVACTPDAPRTYWDAPLTGRVALLLGTEHEGLPAHWRATDHSVSIPMNAARGADSLNVATAAALVLFECARQRRAAVSA from the coding sequence ATGACCAGGCCCGCACCGATCACCTCCCTTCAGAACAGCCATGTCAAACGGCTGGTGCGCCTCCGTACCCGCCGCGAACGCGAACAGGAGGGCGTCATCCTGATCGAGGGCGCCCGCGAGATCACCCGCGCCGCCGCGTCCGGCGTGTCCCTGAGCACGCTGTTCACCTGCCCGGAGCTGTTCAGCCCGGAAGCCGCGCAGGTCGCCCCCACCCTGAGCGCCCTGCCGGAACTGGAACTGTCCCGCGCCGCCTTCGAGAAGGTCAGCGGCCGCGAGAACCCGGACGGCCTGCTGGCCCTGGCCCCCACCCCCCGCGCCGCGCTGCCCGAACCCGGCCCCAGCGCCGTGACCGTCGTGCTGCACGGCCTGGAGAAACCCGGCAACGTGGGCGCCATCCTGCGCACCGCCGACGCGGCCGGCGCGGACGCCGTGATCGTCCTCGGGCGCGGCGCGGACCCCTTCGGGCCGAACGTGATCCGCGCCTCGCAGGGCAGCGTGTTCACCCTGCCGGTCGCCGTGATGGACGAACAGGACGCCCAGGACTGGCTGGCCGCCCACGCCTTCACCACCGTCGCCTGCACCCCCGACGCGCCCCGCACGTACTGGGACGCCCCCCTGACCGGCCGGGTCGCGCTGCTGCTCGGCACCGAGCACGAGGGCCTGCCCGCCCACTGGCGCGCCACGGACCACTCGGTCAGCATTCCCATGAACGCCGCGCGCGGCGCCGACAGCCTGAACGTCGCCACCGCCGCCGCCCTGGTGCTGTTCGAGTGCGCCCGGCAGCGCCGCGCGGCGGTGAGCGCATGA
- a CDS encoding MBL fold metallo-hydrolase, with the protein MTDPRVHTLDLNFQDTPGVIAAFVFDTGNGLTVVDTGPTSTLGALRDGLTGIGATLSDVRHILLTHIHFDHAGAAGTVLNLVPQARAYVHARGAAHLSRPERLVASATQIYGDQMDRLWGEMQPIDPARLTVLEGSESLRLGNLDVQALDTPGHAVHHLSFHTGEHLFVGDVGGIRLDAAQTPRAPTPPPDINLEAWRDSIRTLRALDARTLHLAHYGSHPNTPAHWDDLLRNMDTDAQRVAAGLHAGHDLDTITRTFTEDLMNDLSREHPGLPARYDFACPPWMSVQGLARYWQRRAARSGGNR; encoded by the coding sequence ATGACCGACCCACGCGTTCACACGCTGGACCTGAACTTTCAGGACACGCCGGGCGTCATCGCCGCGTTCGTGTTCGATACCGGGAACGGCCTCACGGTCGTGGATACCGGCCCGACCAGCACCCTCGGCGCGCTCCGTGACGGCCTGACCGGCATCGGCGCGACCCTCTCGGACGTGCGGCACATCCTGCTGACCCACATTCACTTCGATCACGCGGGGGCGGCCGGGACGGTCCTGAACCTCGTCCCGCAGGCCCGCGCCTACGTGCATGCGCGCGGCGCGGCCCACCTGTCCCGCCCGGAACGGCTGGTGGCCAGCGCCACGCAGATCTACGGCGACCAGATGGACCGCCTGTGGGGCGAGATGCAACCCATCGACCCCGCACGCCTGACCGTGCTGGAAGGCAGCGAGAGCCTGCGCCTGGGCAACCTGGACGTGCAGGCCCTCGACACGCCCGGCCACGCCGTCCATCATCTGAGCTTCCACACGGGCGAACACCTGTTCGTGGGCGACGTGGGCGGCATCCGCCTCGACGCCGCCCAGACGCCCCGCGCGCCCACCCCGCCCCCGGACATCAACCTCGAAGCGTGGCGGGACTCCATCCGGACCCTGCGCGCCCTGGACGCCCGCACCCTGCACCTCGCCCACTACGGCAGCCACCCGAACACGCCCGCCCACTGGGACGACCTGCTGCGCAACATGGACACCGATGCGCAGCGCGTCGCCGCCGGACTGCACGCCGGGCACGACCTGGACACCATCACCCGCACCTTCACAGAGGACCTCATGAACGATCTGAGCCGCGAACACCCCGGCCTGCCCGCCCGCTACGACTTCGCCTGCCCCCCCTGGATGAGCGTGCAGGGACTCGCCCGCTACTGGCAGCGCCGCGCCGCCCGCTCCGGAGGGAACCGCTGA
- the purD gene encoding phosphoribosylamine--glycine ligase, which translates to MRVLVIGGGGREHAIAHACARHGHEVLCTPGNPGIAAHARLIDSPQDTPTLARLAQREGADLVIVGPEAYLAAGLVDECAALGIPAFGPTRAASRLEGDKAWSKAFMGRHGIPTAAHHAFSDLQTALDHAATLTPPIVVKDAGLKAGKGVTIAHTPEQAQAALRDIFTQPGAQAVTEDFMTGQEVTILALCSGTRYALTPPSQDHKTIHEGDTGPMTGGMGVICPFPLEPGLLDVIRRDIIEPTLRGMTAEGLPYTGVLYAGLMLTPTGPKVVEFNARFGDPEAETVLPLLTSDLAQHALDATRGQLDPTHVTFSEDASATIILAAPGYPAEPQKDIPITLPDPGPHGIIHHAGTRTQNGQLLSSGGRVLAITATAPTLNAALTRAYTLADQTTFPGAQLRRDIGRRIGAHPDPT; encoded by the coding sequence ATGCGCGTGCTGGTCATCGGCGGCGGCGGCCGCGAACACGCCATCGCGCACGCCTGCGCCCGCCACGGCCACGAGGTCCTGTGCACCCCCGGCAACCCCGGCATCGCCGCGCACGCCCGCCTGATCGACAGCCCCCAGGACACCCCCACCCTCGCCCGACTTGCGCAGCGTGAAGGCGCCGACCTCGTCATCGTCGGCCCCGAAGCGTACCTGGCTGCCGGACTGGTCGACGAGTGCGCCGCGCTGGGCATCCCCGCCTTCGGCCCCACCCGCGCCGCCAGCCGCCTTGAGGGCGACAAGGCCTGGAGCAAGGCGTTCATGGGGCGCCACGGCATCCCCACCGCCGCCCACCACGCCTTCAGCGACCTCCAGACCGCCCTCGACCACGCCGCCACCCTCACCCCACCCATCGTCGTGAAGGACGCCGGACTGAAAGCCGGGAAGGGCGTCACCATCGCCCACACCCCCGAGCAGGCCCAGGCCGCCCTGCGCGACATCTTCACCCAGCCCGGCGCGCAGGCCGTCACCGAGGACTTCATGACCGGCCAGGAAGTCACCATCCTCGCCCTGTGCAGCGGCACCCGGTACGCCCTCACCCCCCCCAGCCAGGACCACAAGACCATCCATGAAGGCGACACCGGCCCCATGACCGGCGGCATGGGCGTCATCTGCCCCTTCCCCCTCGAACCCGGCCTGCTGGACGTGATCCGCCGCGACATCATCGAACCCACCCTGCGCGGCATGACCGCAGAAGGCCTGCCCTACACCGGCGTCCTGTACGCCGGGCTGATGCTCACCCCCACCGGCCCGAAAGTCGTGGAATTCAACGCCCGCTTCGGCGACCCCGAAGCCGAAACCGTCCTCCCACTCCTCACCAGCGACCTCGCCCAGCACGCCCTCGACGCCACGCGCGGCCAGCTCGACCCCACACACGTCACCTTCAGCGAGGACGCCAGTGCCACCATCATCCTCGCCGCGCCCGGCTACCCCGCCGAACCCCAGAAAGACATCCCCATCACCCTCCCCGACCCCGGCCCACACGGCATCATCCACCACGCCGGCACCCGCACCCAGAACGGCCAACTCCTCAGCAGCGGCGGCCGCGTCCTGGCCATCACCGCCACCGCCCCCACCCTGAACGCCGCCCTGACCCGCGCCTACACCCTCGCCGACCAGACCACCTTCCCCGGCGCGCAACTGAGACGCGACATCGGCCGCCGCATCGGCGCGCACCCCGACCCCACCTGA
- a CDS encoding helix-turn-helix domain-containing protein has translation MMIRMDWDQLQDDLRTRMKAQRGSQAEVARRLEVSRAAVAEYVSGNRNIPVGHINVILDVLQLQVDLIPKRAN, from the coding sequence ATGATGATCCGTATGGACTGGGACCAACTGCAGGACGATCTTCGAACAAGAATGAAGGCTCAACGCGGGTCACAAGCAGAAGTTGCTCGCCGCCTCGAAGTCAGTCGAGCCGCCGTCGCCGAATACGTCAGCGGAAACCGAAACATCCCAGTCGGTCACATCAACGTCATTCTTGACGTCCTGCAACTGCAGGTAGATCTCATTCCCAAAAGGGCAAACTAA